One genomic segment of Macaca fascicularis isolate 582-1 chromosome 19, T2T-MFA8v1.1 includes these proteins:
- the FBXL12 gene encoding F-box/LRR-repeat protein 12 isoform X1 — MATLVELPDSVLLEIFSYLPVRDRIRISRVCHRWKRLVDDRWLWRHVDLTLYTMRPKVMWHLLRRYMASRLHSLRMGGYLFSGSQAPQLSPALLRALGQKCPNLKRLCLHVADLSMVPITSLPSTLRTLELHSCEISMAWLHKQQDPTVLPLLECIVLDRVPAFRDEHLQGLTRFRALRSLVLGGTYRVTETGLDAGLQELSYLQRLEVLGCTLSADSTLLAISRHLRDVRKIRLTVRGLSAPGLAVLEGMPALESLCLQGPLITPEMPSPTEILSSCLTMPKLRVLELQGLGWEGQEAEKILCKGLPHCMVIVRACPKESMDWWM; from the exons ATGGCGACTTTGGTCGAACTGCCGGACTCAGTCCTGCTTGAGATCTTCTCTTACCTCCCGGTACGGGACCGGATCCGCATCTCCAG GGTCTGTCACCGCTGGAAGAGGCTGGTGGACGACCGGTGGCTGTGGCGACATGTCGACCTGACGCTCTACACG ATGCGACCTAAAGTCATGTGGCACCTCCTTCGAAGGTACATGGCATCCCGGCTCCATTCCCTGCGGATGGGTGGCTACTTGTTCTCTGGCTCCCAGGCCCCCCAGTTGTCCCCTGCTCTGTTGAGAGCCCTGGGCCAGAAATGCCCCAACCTGAAGCGCCTCTGCCTACACGTGGCCGACCTGAGCATGGTGCCCATCACCAGCCTGCCCAGCACCCTGAGGACCCTGGAGCTGCACAGCTGCGAGATCTCTATGGCTTGGCTCCACAAGCAGCAGGACCCCACCGTGCTGCCCCTGCTCGAATGCATCGTGCTGGACCGCGTCCCCGCCTTCCGCGACGAGCACCTGCAGGGCCTGACGCGCTTCCGGGCCTTGCGCTCGCTGGTGCTGGGTGGCACCTACCGTGTGACTGAGACAGGGCTGGATGCTGGCCTGCAGGAGCTCAGCTATCTGCAGAGGCTCGAGGTGCTGGGCTGCACCCTGTCTGCTGACAGCACCCTGCTGGCTATCAGCCGCCACCTCCGAGATGTGCGCAAGATCCGGCTGACCGTGAGGGGCCTCTCTGCCCCTGGCCTGGCTGTCCTGGAGGGAATGCCGGCCTTGGAGAGTCTGTGCCTGCAGGGTCCCCTCATCACCCCGGAAATGCCCTCCCCCACTGAaatcctctcctcctgcctcactaTGCCCAAGCTCAGAGTCCTTGAGctgcaggggctgggctgggagggtCAGGAGGCGGAGAAGATCCTGTGTAAGGGGCTGCCCCACTGTATGGTCATTGTCAGGGCCTGCCCCAAAGAGTCTATGGACTGGTGGATGTAA
- the FBXL12 gene encoding F-box/LRR-repeat protein 12 isoform X2, whose amino-acid sequence MRPKVMWHLLRRYMASRLHSLRMGGYLFSGSQAPQLSPALLRALGQKCPNLKRLCLHVADLSMVPITSLPSTLRTLELHSCEISMAWLHKQQDPTVLPLLECIVLDRVPAFRDEHLQGLTRFRALRSLVLGGTYRVTETGLDAGLQELSYLQRLEVLGCTLSADSTLLAISRHLRDVRKIRLTVRGLSAPGLAVLEGMPALESLCLQGPLITPEMPSPTEILSSCLTMPKLRVLELQGLGWEGQEAEKILCKGLPHCMVIVRACPKESMDWWM is encoded by the coding sequence ATGCGACCTAAAGTCATGTGGCACCTCCTTCGAAGGTACATGGCATCCCGGCTCCATTCCCTGCGGATGGGTGGCTACTTGTTCTCTGGCTCCCAGGCCCCCCAGTTGTCCCCTGCTCTGTTGAGAGCCCTGGGCCAGAAATGCCCCAACCTGAAGCGCCTCTGCCTACACGTGGCCGACCTGAGCATGGTGCCCATCACCAGCCTGCCCAGCACCCTGAGGACCCTGGAGCTGCACAGCTGCGAGATCTCTATGGCTTGGCTCCACAAGCAGCAGGACCCCACCGTGCTGCCCCTGCTCGAATGCATCGTGCTGGACCGCGTCCCCGCCTTCCGCGACGAGCACCTGCAGGGCCTGACGCGCTTCCGGGCCTTGCGCTCGCTGGTGCTGGGTGGCACCTACCGTGTGACTGAGACAGGGCTGGATGCTGGCCTGCAGGAGCTCAGCTATCTGCAGAGGCTCGAGGTGCTGGGCTGCACCCTGTCTGCTGACAGCACCCTGCTGGCTATCAGCCGCCACCTCCGAGATGTGCGCAAGATCCGGCTGACCGTGAGGGGCCTCTCTGCCCCTGGCCTGGCTGTCCTGGAGGGAATGCCGGCCTTGGAGAGTCTGTGCCTGCAGGGTCCCCTCATCACCCCGGAAATGCCCTCCCCCACTGAaatcctctcctcctgcctcactaTGCCCAAGCTCAGAGTCCTTGAGctgcaggggctgggctgggagggtCAGGAGGCGGAGAAGATCCTGTGTAAGGGGCTGCCCCACTGTATGGTCATTGTCAGGGCCTGCCCCAAAGAGTCTATGGACTGGTGGATGTAA